A window from Dysidea avara chromosome 2, odDysAvar1.4, whole genome shotgun sequence encodes these proteins:
- the LOC136247883 gene encoding uncharacterized protein — MEEKEHARVAEGTEGYNDTLMNAGKIIACFKGKLKHVKCKFKLIQQMVMLNSPVLNHSPFDQSNVHSNLSSQSVIDGSLSQRNSVKVNLPKIQLPCFDGNIQQWTEFWEMFTTSVDQQNLSKVSKFTLLKGVLRGAAAAAISVIAITNDNYDLAVILLKERFGRVDVTIESLYIKLQGLPRSVNKFTLIHKIQEQIEKILGQLELQGEVINNQIILIQLVLSKFPLEVVIKLEESKPPTERWNMENLRKAILKHIRVQENVFRYTYNTKGQLQVQGDNNKGWGIGQRSVYCPTNKETSYQSQTTTAEVFASFSVKGNSQRVMQPCIFCDGDHYNDQCDRYATVVARKRKLNEKKHCFICLKPGHVLKS; from the coding sequence ATGGAGGAAAAGGAGCATGCACGAGTAGCAGAAGGTACAGAAGGGTACAATGACACATTAATGAATGCTGGTAAGATTATAGCTTGTTTTAAAGGAAAATTAAAACACGTAAAGTGTAAATTCAAGCTGATCCAGCAAATGGTAATGCTTAACTCACCTGTCCTAAACCATTCTCCGTTTGACCAGTCTAATGTCCACTCTAATCTCTCAAGTCAAAGTGTTATAGATGGCAGCCTAAGTCAACGCAATAGTGTTAAGGTCAATTTACCTAAAATACAGCTTCCTTGTTTTGATGGGAACATTCAGCAATGGACTGAATTTTGGGAAATGTTTACTACATCTGTGGATCAACAAAATTTGTCCAAGGTGTCAAAGTTTACTCTTCTTAAGGGTGTTTTAAGAGGTGCTGCAGCAGCAGCCATTTCTGTTATAGCGATTacaaatgataattatgatTTAGCAGTCATCCTGTTAAAGGAAAGGTTTGGAAGAGTGGATGTTACCATTGAATCCTTGTATATTAAGCTGCAAGGTCTTCCAAGGTCGGTTAATAAATTTACATTAATCCATAAAATACAAGAACAAATAGAAAAGATATTGGGGCAATTGGAACTACAAGGGGAGGTTATTAACAATCAAATAATACTAATCCAActagttttgtcaaaatttccactTGAAGTGGTTATCAAGCTGGAAGAATCTAAGCCACCCACTGAAAGGTGGAATATGGAGAATCTGAGAAAGGCAATTTTAAAGCACATAAGAGTACAAGAAAATGTTTTTCGTTATACTTATAACACCAAGGGTCAGCTCCAAGTACAAGGTGACAACAATAAAGGTTGGGGTATAGGGCAAAGGTCTGTTTATTGTCCCACTAACAAGGAGACAAGTTACCAATCTCAGACCACTACAGCAGAAGTGTTTGCTAGTTTCAGTGTCAAAGGGAATAGTCAGAGGGTAATGCAACCTTGTATATTTTGTGATGGTGACCATTATAATGATCAGTGTGATAGGTATGCCACAGTTGTGGCTAGGAAAAGGAAATTAAATGAAAAGAAGCATTGTTTTATCTGCCTGAAACCTGGTCATGTTTTGAAGAGCTGA
- the LOC136247884 gene encoding E3 SUMO-protein ligase ZBED1-like: protein MAVDHSNHSSAAALDLTVYSSRQKSAVWKYFGVEKNRSGAAERDKRVTCKLCAQKVAHGGGTTNLKNHLRTNHRKEYDELYESDLNLSTIMDSFVRSSGVKRLPQNSARALELNNAVVEFILRDLRPVSVVDGAGFLNLMDVAEPRFVVPCRRTVMNHIDRKYCEMKRAVRGSLNGQQCVTLTTDMWTSRAGDGYFSLTVHYVTEEFEMVSNQLQCQHLPGEHDHTHISEAITAALSEWCIQLDEDVVAFVTDNGSNIKKSLKDDLKILNLPCSGHTLNLSVQRAFALPEVHTAVARARKVVEHFNKSRLDFEKLGEKQQLLGLPHHKLIQAVPHRWNSVYDMIERLCEQQAAVAAVLHNHRDLLHLEHSPTVWRLLEDLCKLLEPFKDATVYLSASRYPTLSVLGPILDKIRKNLEEGGDSPVISRVKRAINDDLKTRYQDNEICELMNKASLLDPRLKSLIHLTEVEQTNTIDCLVNEIVSTFSPPAPTSDGSEEPELMVLDEHEQPPDGDHSSGEPVRKKCMLEKLLGTSFSENTDTSVTVSYNELVIAELSRYKSEPILELKGKPLEWWKDHQHSYPNLSCMAKKYLGIVATSVPSERLFSMAGNVVTAKRCALEPENVEKLVFLHDNLPPEKLPYQRLK, encoded by the coding sequence ATGGCGGTGGACCACTCAAACCATAGCAGTGCAGCAGCACTGGACTTAACTGTTTACTCTTCCCGACAAAAGTCAGCAGTGTGGAAATATTTCGGTGTTGAAAAGAACAGGAGTGGGGCCGCTGAGAGAGATAAGCGTGTTACCTGTAAACTCTGTGCTCAGAAAGTTGCTCACGGTGGCGGCACGACAAACTTGAAGAACCATTTACGAACTAACCACAGAAAAGAGTACGACGAGTTATATGAAAGTGATTTAAATCTCTCTACAATCATGGATAGTTTCGTTCGATCGTCAGGTGTGAAAAGGTTACCACAGAATTCGGCTCGAGCACTAGAACTTAACAATGCTGTTGTGGAGTTTATTTTGAGAGATTTGAGACCGGTGAGTGTTGTTGACGGGGCTGGGTTTTTAAACCTTATGGATGTAGCGGAGCCTCGCTTCGTCGTCCCATGTAGAAGAACTGTAATGAATCATATTGACCGGAAGTACTGTGAAATGAAGCGTGCAGTACGAGGATCATTAAATGGACAACAGTGCGTTACACTTACCACTGACATGTGGACGTCAAGGGCTGGTGATGGCTACTTTTCACTCACAGTGCATTATGTTACTGAGGAGTTTGAAATGGTCAGTAATCAGCTACAGTGCCAACATTTACCTGGTGAAcatgaccacacccacattagtGAAGCAATCACTGCTGCACTGTCTGAGTGGTGCATCCAACTGGATGAAGATGTTGTAGCTTTTGTAACAGATAATGGCAGTAACATTAAGAAGTCCTTGAAAGATGACCTCAAGATACTTAACTTACCTTGTTCTGGCCACACATTGAACTTGTCTGTGCAAAGAGCTTTTGCTTTACCAGAAGTGCACACAGCTGTAGCCAGAGCTAGAAAGGTAGTAGAGCATTTTAACAAATCTCGTCTTGATTTTGAGAAATTGGGAGAAAAGCAACAGCTATTAGGCTTACCTCATCACAAGTTAATTCAGGCAGTTCCGCATCGATGGAATTCAGTTTATGACATGATTGAAAGGTTATGTGAGCAACaagctgctgttgctgctgtgcTTCATAACCACAGAGACTTATTACATTTGGAACACTCCCCTACAGTATGGAGGCTACTGGAAGATTTGTGCAAACTTTTAGAACCATTTAAGGATGCTACTGTTTACCTTAGCGCTAGCAGGTACCCTACCTTATCTGTTCTAGGGCCTATTCTGGATAAAATACGGAAGAATTTGGAGGAAGGTGGAGACTCTCCAGTAATTTCCAGAGTGAAAAGAGCTATCAATGATGACTTGAAAACCAGGTACCAAGACAATGAAATCTGTGAGTTGATGAATAAAGCATCCCTCCTTGACCCTCGTTTAAAGTCATTAATACATTTAACTGAAGTGGAACAGACCAATACAATCGACTGTCTGGTCAATGAAATTGTAAGTACATTTTCTCCACCAGCTCCAACTTCTGATGGCAGTGAAGAACCTGAACTCATGGTATTAGATGAACATGAACAACCACCAGATGGTGATCATAGTAGTGGTGAGCCAGTGAGAAAGAAGTGCATGCTTGAAAAATTATTGGGAACCTCCTTTTCTGAAAACACAGACACCTCTGTGACAGTTTCCTACAATGAACTGGTGATAGCCGAGTTAAGCCGTTACAAATCTGAACCAATATTGGAATTGAAAGGGAAGCCACTGGAGTGGTGGAAGGATCATCAACACTCTTATCCAAACTTATCATGCATGGCAAAAAAATATTTAGGGATAGTGGCAACATCAGTTCCTTCTGAAAGACTCTTTAGTATGGCAGGTAATGTTGTGACAGCGAAGAGGTGTGCTTTAGAACCAGAGAATGTGGAGAAGTTGGTTTTCTTACATGATAACCTACCACCAGAGAAGTTGCCTTATCAGCGACTAAAGTGA